In Picosynechococcus sp. PCC 7002, the following are encoded in one genomic region:
- a CDS encoding response regulator transcription factor — MPRILIIDDDPAIAELVAINLEMAGYDVSRAEDGIKGQALAVQLQPDLVMLDLMLPKVDGFTVCQRIRREERTADIPILMLTALGQTQDKVDGFNAGADDYLTKPFEVEEMLVRVRALLRRSDRIPQAAKHTEILNYGPLTLIPERFEAIWFDQTIKLTHLEFELLHCLLQRHGQTISPSEILKEVWGYDPSDDIETIRVHVRHLRTKLEPEPRRPQYIKTVYGAGYCLELPSRVNHGETTQVSEPMNS, encoded by the coding sequence ATGCCTCGAATTTTAATTATTGATGATGATCCGGCGATCGCCGAATTGGTTGCGATAAACCTTGAAATGGCGGGTTATGACGTCAGTCGTGCCGAAGACGGTATTAAAGGTCAGGCATTGGCGGTGCAGCTACAACCCGATTTGGTCATGCTGGATCTGATGTTGCCGAAAGTGGACGGGTTTACCGTTTGTCAACGGATCCGGCGGGAAGAACGCACAGCAGATATCCCCATTTTGATGTTAACCGCCCTGGGGCAGACCCAAGATAAGGTAGATGGCTTTAACGCGGGGGCCGATGATTACCTCACGAAGCCCTTTGAAGTCGAAGAAATGTTGGTGCGGGTGCGGGCTTTATTGCGACGGAGCGATCGCATTCCCCAGGCCGCCAAACACACAGAAATTTTAAACTACGGCCCGTTAACGTTAATCCCAGAGCGATTCGAGGCGATTTGGTTTGATCAGACCATCAAATTGACTCACCTTGAATTTGAATTGCTCCACTGTCTCCTGCAACGTCACGGCCAGACCATTTCTCCCAGCGAAATCCTCAAGGAAGTGTGGGGTTATGATCCTTCCGATGATATCGAGACCATCCGGGTGCACGTTCGCCACCTGCGCACGAAGTTAGAGCCGGAGCCCCGTCGTCCCCAGTACATCAAAACGGTTTATGGGGCGGGTTACTGCCTGGAGTTGCCGTCGCGGGTGAACCACGGGGAGACAACTCAGGTCTCGGAGCCAATGAACTCCTAG
- the thyX gene encoding FAD-dependent thymidylate synthase, translating to MDKFRVEVLRSTPNPQQTIWSAMHQDYCEEFVWEQQSNFPDEQKAGELIVKHLLAGGRGHYGPLEHPQIVFNVGYFPHSMMQQIRTHRVGVSFDVQCLAGDTEITFVQASGSLRKIKISDLHDLWHNGEKAIRERKIRGRKGEQPGFYRRDCKTRLRNMSLRVLNEDTGNFEIGHLQDVMSSGEQPVYRLTLADGKTLDCTVNHRLYTTQGWQRMGEALGLMTDEEHQVLAVTKTCEVMTNGVVRPDALYSQQSWLAAQAKQGLTAQQIANICDCSPDVIRHWAKKFQLKLPAGHRRGLKTVVGNGCYRSRTWLQQQHERGLHVDEIAALANCSIESVKKWSYHHGLQLNKRSPGTKQPWNKGLTGYRLTLSETAMETRRRNAQHFTKRGADSHFWRGGTATERQQIGAWTRQIAPQVHAKFDYICQSCGQQGKQLHAHHLVPVFADKSLAYEFENLVSLCQTCHQSLHQNHLEEDFARRFHPIRKPEMWAAKPKSKGRRLKAHPVKVVAVEYLGIQPTYDLEVQGPWHNFVANGVVVHNSFRYTGQRIIDVAEGKRDVEEVFYLRPVGKYDNRQGKKYFYSEEQRNADKEWCLAACDRYRQRIEEGLAEEHARSLIPFDARQHFVMSCNVRSLMHLLDLRWKKDAQLEAQQLCELLFVHFETWCPEIAAWYHKNRAQKARLSP from the coding sequence ATGGATAAATTTCGCGTTGAAGTGCTCCGCTCTACCCCCAACCCCCAGCAAACTATCTGGAGTGCCATGCACCAGGACTACTGCGAGGAATTTGTGTGGGAACAACAGAGTAATTTTCCAGACGAACAAAAAGCAGGGGAGTTAATTGTTAAACATCTTTTGGCGGGTGGTCGCGGTCACTATGGCCCCCTGGAACATCCCCAGATTGTTTTTAATGTGGGCTATTTTCCCCACTCGATGATGCAGCAAATCCGGACTCATCGCGTGGGCGTTTCCTTTGATGTACAGTGCCTCGCCGGAGATACAGAAATCACCTTTGTCCAAGCCTCTGGATCTCTCCGCAAAATTAAAATTAGCGATCTCCATGACCTCTGGCACAACGGAGAAAAAGCCATACGGGAACGCAAAATTCGTGGTCGCAAAGGTGAACAACCAGGCTTTTACCGCCGCGACTGTAAAACTCGCTTGCGTAACATGTCATTAAGGGTGCTGAATGAGGACACTGGTAATTTTGAAATTGGCCATCTCCAAGATGTAATGAGTAGCGGTGAGCAGCCCGTTTATCGCCTGACCTTAGCCGATGGAAAAACCCTTGACTGCACCGTTAATCATCGTCTCTACACGACCCAAGGCTGGCAACGCATGGGAGAAGCCCTGGGTTTAATGACCGATGAAGAACATCAAGTCCTAGCAGTGACAAAAACCTGTGAAGTCATGACCAACGGCGTTGTCCGTCCCGATGCTCTCTACAGTCAGCAATCTTGGTTAGCCGCACAGGCAAAACAAGGGTTAACAGCTCAGCAAATTGCTAATATTTGTGACTGCTCCCCAGACGTGATTCGCCATTGGGCCAAGAAATTTCAATTAAAACTTCCTGCGGGTCATCGGCGAGGGCTAAAAACAGTTGTCGGTAATGGCTGTTATCGCAGTCGTACTTGGCTACAACAGCAACATGAACGAGGGTTACATGTCGATGAAATTGCTGCTTTAGCGAATTGCTCTATCGAATCTGTGAAAAAGTGGAGCTACCATCATGGCCTCCAACTCAATAAACGCTCCCCTGGAACCAAACAACCTTGGAATAAAGGTTTAACGGGTTATCGTCTTACATTGTCTGAGACAGCTATGGAAACACGGCGACGGAATGCGCAACATTTCACCAAACGTGGTGCAGATTCTCACTTTTGGAGAGGCGGCACTGCCACAGAGCGGCAACAGATTGGGGCCTGGACACGACAAATTGCTCCACAAGTCCATGCAAAATTCGACTATATTTGTCAGTCTTGTGGCCAACAAGGTAAACAATTACATGCCCATCATCTCGTACCCGTTTTTGCGGATAAATCCCTTGCCTACGAATTTGAGAATTTAGTTTCTCTTTGTCAGACTTGCCATCAATCTCTACATCAAAATCACTTGGAAGAGGATTTTGCCAGACGATTTCACCCCATCCGAAAACCTGAAATGTGGGCGGCAAAACCTAAATCTAAGGGTCGTCGTTTAAAAGCGCATCCGGTGAAGGTGGTTGCCGTGGAATATCTTGGGATCCAGCCCACCTACGATCTGGAAGTACAAGGGCCTTGGCATAATTTTGTGGCGAATGGTGTTGTTGTGCACAATTCTTTCCGCTATACAGGACAGCGGATTATTGACGTTGCAGAAGGCAAGCGGGACGTAGAAGAGGTCTTTTACCTACGGCCTGTGGGTAAGTATGATAATCGTCAAGGGAAAAAATATTTTTACTCAGAAGAGCAGCGTAACGCTGATAAGGAATGGTGTCTGGCTGCCTGCGATCGCTATCGGCAACGGATTGAAGAAGGCTTGGCAGAGGAGCACGCTCGGAGTTTGATTCCTTTTGATGCGCGGCAACACTTTGTTATGAGTTGCAATGTGCGATCGCTGATGCATTTGTTAGATTTGCGTTGGAAAAAAGACGCCCAACTAGAAGCCCAACAACTTTGTGAATTATTATTTGTTCACTTTGAAACTTGGTGTCCAGAAATTGCAGCTTGGTACCATAAGAATCGCGCCCAAAAAGCACGCTTGTCGCCTTAA
- the dcd gene encoding dCTP deaminase, whose product MLKNDIWILEQAQQGMISPFEASLIRQIQLSPQQTVPALSYGLSSYGYDIRLSPEEFLIFRHIPGTVVNPKAFSPENLERVDLKRDEYGDYFIIPANSYGLGVSLEKIQMPPNVTAICLGKSTYARVGLIANTTPLEASWCGAITLEFSNASSTDCRIYANEGVVQLLFFEGDPCNTTYSDRGGKYQNQEGKVTLPRV is encoded by the coding sequence ATGCTGAAGAATGACATTTGGATCCTCGAACAAGCCCAACAGGGGATGATTTCTCCCTTTGAAGCCTCACTGATCCGCCAGATCCAACTGTCCCCCCAGCAAACTGTACCGGCCCTCAGCTACGGCCTGTCTAGCTATGGCTACGATATTCGCCTCAGCCCCGAAGAATTTCTTATTTTCCGCCATATCCCTGGCACCGTTGTGAATCCCAAAGCCTTCAGCCCGGAAAACCTTGAGCGGGTTGACCTCAAGCGCGATGAGTACGGCGATTACTTTATTATTCCGGCTAATTCCTATGGTTTGGGCGTGTCCCTCGAAAAAATTCAGATGCCCCCCAATGTCACCGCGATCTGTCTTGGTAAGTCCACCTATGCCCGTGTCGGTCTGATTGCGAACACAACTCCCCTAGAGGCTTCCTGGTGCGGTGCAATCACCCTTGAATTCAGCAACGCCTCTAGTACCGACTGCCGTATTTATGCTAATGAAGGGGTTGTGCAACTACTTTTCTTTGAAGGCGATCCCTGCAACACAACTTATTCTGATCGTGGTGGAAAATACCAAAATCAGGAAGGAAAAGTCACCCTGCCCAGAGTCTAG
- the petM gene encoding cytochrome b6-f complex subunit PetM, which produces MSAESMMFNGFIIAITAVLFGVAWGFLILKIQNKAGKAE; this is translated from the coding sequence ATGAGCGCAGAAAGTATGATGTTCAACGGCTTTATCATTGCCATCACCGCAGTTCTCTTTGGTGTAGCTTGGGGATTTTTGATCCTCAAAATCCAAAATAAAGCAGGCAAAGCCGAATAG
- the psb28 gene encoding photosystem II reaction center protein Psb28: MFNFFKNKQTEPAAPPPPKDPTPRIEFFNGISEELSNVSLQRNPKTGVKSVSMTFAQLNALDRFQSFTAGSNGIVRLIDEEGDIAVTPSSCRIVFGGEEGDELRGVICRFEIENDDHWERFMRFMHRYADEHGFAYGESAETSNEPSSLASETDSEA, encoded by the coding sequence ATGTTTAACTTCTTCAAAAATAAACAAACCGAACCAGCCGCCCCGCCTCCACCAAAAGACCCAACACCACGGATCGAATTTTTCAACGGCATCAGCGAAGAACTCAGCAACGTTAGCCTGCAGCGCAACCCCAAAACAGGTGTCAAATCCGTCTCTATGACCTTTGCCCAACTCAATGCCCTTGACCGTTTCCAGAGCTTTACTGCTGGCTCCAATGGCATTGTCCGACTGATCGACGAAGAAGGAGACATCGCAGTTACCCCCTCCAGTTGTCGCATTGTCTTTGGTGGCGAAGAAGGAGACGAGCTCCGGGGCGTCATTTGTCGCTTTGAAATTGAGAATGACGACCACTGGGAAAGATTCATGCGTTTCATGCACCGTTACGCCGATGAACATGGCTTTGCCTATGGTGAAAGTGCTGAGACCTCCAATGAACCATCCTCATTAGCATCAGAAACAGATTCAGAAGCTTAG
- a CDS encoding MFS transporter, whose translation MLGEMWSFNGRYKILHMTWFAFFLSFVVWFNFPPFATTIAQDFGLDKAQLGTIGLCNVALTVPARIIIGMLLDKYGPRLTYSLLLIYAAVPCLIFATAQSFNQLVLGRLLMGIVGAGFVIGIRMVAEWFPPKDVGTAEGIYGGWGNFGSAFSAFTMVIFGIILAFLPGAFNFGQPESFKILFFPEFNTAILNWRAAIAGTGIIAALYGMLYYFSVSDTPPGKTYHRPKSARGMEVTTKKDFWFLLAMNLPLTLILMVLAWRLQKVNFLNGTGFAIAILALVGLYLFQTYNCWTVNKDLMTGKKRYAPEDRYEFSQVAILELTYIVNFGSELAVVTMLPAFFEGTFSLDKATAGIIASSYAFMNLMSRPGGGLISDKMGSRKWTMVVLTVGMGVGYLLMSSVAGTWPLAIAVLLTMACSFFVQAAEGSTFAIVPLVKRRITGQIAGNVGAYGNVGAVAYLTVLLLLTEASAGANGGEPVMATVNAGFFQVLGITGLIVAFLCAFFLKEPKGSFAEFHEGETEMTATPPIEEEATY comes from the coding sequence ATGCTTGGAGAAATGTGGTCATTTAATGGCAGGTATAAGATCCTGCATATGACCTGGTTTGCTTTTTTCCTGTCGTTCGTGGTGTGGTTTAATTTTCCACCTTTCGCAACCACCATCGCCCAGGATTTTGGCTTAGACAAGGCTCAACTAGGCACAATCGGGTTGTGTAATGTTGCTTTGACGGTGCCCGCACGGATCATTATCGGCATGCTGTTAGATAAATACGGCCCCCGTTTAACCTACTCACTATTGTTGATCTATGCTGCGGTTCCTTGTTTGATTTTCGCGACGGCCCAGAGCTTTAATCAACTGGTATTAGGACGTCTCTTAATGGGGATTGTTGGGGCTGGTTTTGTGATCGGGATTCGGATGGTCGCAGAGTGGTTTCCTCCCAAAGATGTGGGTACAGCAGAAGGCATTTATGGGGGCTGGGGTAACTTTGGCTCGGCATTTTCGGCCTTTACCATGGTGATTTTTGGGATCATTTTGGCTTTCCTCCCCGGTGCGTTTAATTTCGGCCAGCCGGAAAGTTTTAAGATTCTCTTTTTCCCGGAATTTAATACGGCTATTTTGAATTGGCGGGCGGCGATCGCCGGTACAGGGATTATCGCGGCTTTGTATGGGATGTTGTATTACTTCAGCGTGAGTGATACCCCCCCTGGGAAAACGTACCACCGCCCGAAGAGTGCCCGGGGCATGGAAGTCACAACCAAAAAGGATTTCTGGTTCCTGTTGGCCATGAATTTGCCTTTGACCTTGATTTTGATGGTGCTGGCTTGGCGTTTGCAAAAGGTGAATTTTTTAAATGGCACTGGCTTTGCGATCGCTATTCTGGCACTAGTGGGCCTGTATCTGTTCCAGACCTATAACTGCTGGACTGTGAATAAGGACTTAATGACCGGGAAAAAACGCTATGCCCCGGAAGACCGTTACGAATTTAGCCAAGTGGCTATTTTAGAGCTGACCTATATTGTGAATTTCGGCTCTGAACTCGCAGTGGTGACCATGTTGCCGGCTTTCTTTGAAGGCACCTTTAGTTTAGACAAGGCAACGGCGGGAATTATTGCTTCTAGCTATGCATTTATGAACTTGATGTCCCGCCCAGGGGGAGGCTTGATCTCCGATAAGATGGGCAGCCGGAAATGGACAATGGTTGTCCTCACGGTGGGCATGGGGGTTGGTTATCTCCTGATGAGTTCGGTGGCGGGGACTTGGCCCTTGGCGATCGCCGTTTTGTTAACGATGGCCTGTTCCTTCTTTGTGCAAGCCGCAGAGGGTTCAACTTTTGCGATTGTCCCCCTCGTCAAACGACGCATTACCGGACAAATTGCTGGCAACGTTGGCGCCTACGGCAATGTGGGAGCAGTGGCTTATTTGACAGTGCTATTGTTGCTCACCGAAGCTTCGGCAGGGGCCAATGGAGGTGAACCTGTGATGGCCACGGTCAACGCTGGCTTCTTCCAAGTGCTGGGGATCACGGGCTTGATTGTTGCTTTCCTCTGTGCTTTTTTCCTCAAAGAACCGAAGGGCTCGTTTGCTGAGTTCCATGAAGGCGAAACGGAAATGACCGCGACCCCTCCCATTGAGGAAGAAGCGACCTATTAG
- a CDS encoding molybdopterin oxidoreductase family protein has product MDQRKTKTLCPYCGVGCGLEVSEVIKNEQPTLKVMGDRQHPSSLGKVCVKGATIAESLDQDRLLYPMYRRSLQDQFQRISWDDAFELIVEQIKTVKATLGSEGIAMYGSGQLQTEDYYTAQKLLKGCLGTNNFDANSRLCMSSAVAGYIQSFGADGPPPCYEDLELTDCAFIIGSNTAECHPIVFNRLREHHKRSKAKLIVVDPRRTKTAEVADLHLAIKPGTDIDLLNGIAHLLLKWGKIDTLFIDECTKGFSKYAMLIQSYTPETVARRCGIRIDHLEQAAKYWANADNVLSLWSMGMNQSAEGTAKVRTLINLHLMTGEIGKPGAGPFSLTGQPNAMGGREAGGLAHLLPGYRLVKNPEHRATLEKAWQLPPGTISPLPGKDAWAMIEGLDMGTVGLLWVVATNPAVSMPDLERTKAALLKSPFTICQDAYYPTETSNYAHLLLPALQWGEKTGAMTNSERVVTYCPQFRDRPGEAWADWEIFAEVGRRLGFQQQFRAVSSAEVYAEFVQLTGDRPCDMTGLSHQRLATEGPIQWPCPANETKCDPETTADNRGLLQKLFHQDEPLKGKRLYTDRRFHTPDGRARFAAYHSRGLAEPPNTDYPFVLTIGRLYGHWHTMTRTGRIKKIQKMHPNPFLEIHPRDADRLSITDGEMVEVRSPRGMARFPALITKNITPGTVFAPMHWGALWGEDTEANALSHAEACPDSLQPELKACAVNVQKITGPVPQEKATAEPVLQQL; this is encoded by the coding sequence ATGGATCAACGCAAAACGAAAACCCTTTGTCCCTATTGTGGTGTTGGTTGTGGCCTCGAAGTTTCTGAGGTGATCAAAAATGAACAACCCACCCTCAAAGTCATGGGCGATCGCCAACATCCATCCAGCCTCGGTAAAGTCTGTGTTAAGGGCGCGACCATTGCCGAATCCCTCGATCAAGACCGCTTACTCTACCCCATGTATCGGCGATCGCTACAGGATCAATTCCAGCGCATCAGTTGGGATGACGCCTTTGAGCTAATTGTGGAGCAGATCAAAACGGTAAAGGCAACCCTCGGCAGCGAAGGTATTGCCATGTATGGCTCCGGACAGCTCCAAACCGAAGACTATTACACCGCCCAAAAACTCCTCAAGGGCTGCCTCGGCACCAACAATTTCGATGCCAACTCCCGCCTCTGTATGTCCTCTGCCGTGGCGGGCTATATCCAGAGCTTTGGGGCCGATGGGCCGCCCCCTTGCTACGAAGACCTAGAATTAACCGATTGCGCCTTTATCATCGGCAGCAATACCGCCGAATGTCACCCGATTGTGTTTAATCGCCTACGCGAACACCATAAACGCTCTAAAGCAAAGTTAATTGTCGTTGATCCCCGCCGCACCAAAACCGCCGAAGTGGCCGATCTTCACCTGGCGATCAAACCCGGCACTGATATTGATTTACTCAACGGCATTGCGCATCTATTACTGAAATGGGGCAAAATCGATACCCTCTTCATCGATGAATGTACCAAGGGCTTTTCTAAATATGCGATGCTCATCCAGAGCTATACTCCCGAAACGGTGGCCCGACGCTGTGGGATTCGCATTGATCACCTCGAACAAGCCGCAAAATATTGGGCCAATGCGGACAATGTTTTATCTCTTTGGTCGATGGGGATGAACCAATCCGCCGAGGGCACAGCCAAGGTACGCACCCTAATTAATTTGCACCTAATGACCGGGGAAATTGGCAAGCCGGGGGCCGGGCCTTTTTCTCTCACGGGTCAACCCAATGCCATGGGGGGCAGAGAAGCGGGAGGACTGGCCCATTTACTGCCGGGATATCGCCTCGTCAAAAATCCAGAGCACCGCGCCACCTTAGAAAAAGCCTGGCAATTACCCCCAGGAACCATCTCACCACTGCCCGGAAAAGATGCCTGGGCGATGATCGAGGGTCTAGACATGGGGACAGTGGGTTTGCTGTGGGTGGTAGCGACGAATCCAGCGGTGAGTATGCCCGACTTGGAACGAACCAAGGCTGCATTGTTAAAATCCCCCTTTACCATTTGCCAGGATGCCTATTACCCCACGGAAACGTCTAACTACGCCCATCTCCTCTTGCCAGCGTTGCAGTGGGGCGAGAAAACAGGCGCAATGACCAATTCGGAGCGGGTTGTGACCTATTGTCCCCAGTTCCGCGATCGCCCCGGTGAAGCCTGGGCTGATTGGGAGATTTTCGCCGAGGTAGGACGCCGCCTCGGATTCCAGCAACAGTTCCGGGCGGTATCTTCAGCAGAGGTTTACGCCGAATTTGTTCAGCTCACGGGCGATCGCCCCTGTGATATGACGGGGCTAAGTCACCAACGTTTGGCCACCGAAGGCCCGATCCAATGGCCCTGTCCCGCCAATGAGACCAAGTGCGATCCAGAAACAACAGCCGACAACCGGGGTTTATTGCAAAAATTATTCCACCAGGACGAACCCCTTAAGGGCAAACGGCTTTACACCGACCGACGGTTCCATACCCCCGATGGCCGGGCCAGGTTTGCGGCGTACCACTCCCGGGGTCTCGCAGAACCACCAAACACCGACTATCCTTTTGTGCTGACCATTGGACGACTCTACGGCCATTGGCACACGATGACCCGCACGGGACGAATCAAAAAAATCCAAAAAATGCACCCAAATCCTTTCCTGGAAATTCACCCCCGCGATGCAGACCGTCTCAGCATTACCGACGGGGAAATGGTGGAAGTGCGATCGCCGCGCGGTATGGCCCGATTTCCAGCGCTGATCACGAAAAATATTACCCCTGGCACCGTTTTTGCGCCGATGCACTGGGGCGCTTTGTGGGGAGAAGATACCGAAGCCAATGCCCTGAGCCATGCCGAAGCCTGTCCCGATTCATTGCAGCCGGAATTAAAAGCCTGTGCCGTGAATGTGCAAAAAATCACCGGCCCTGTTCCCCAGGAAAAAGCGACAGCCGAGCCTGTATTGCAGCAGCTTTAG
- a CDS encoding FAD-dependent oxidoreductase — translation MAVDYDLVVIGATGAGIATAKRAIASGKKVALVQQTGEPLQDQQVLALEKTLLHLAEQPQPIDIAAWVKGAIAPNDFYEPLARLAEAGVDVIPEMGNFVWKPNTCFITATRRLQSKHYAIATGTTWVTPPQDGFLSPTDLLNPETWRTLPEKIVLVGHDPHCLTLAYCLAKLGKTVTLTSEKSLLPTEDPDCVQRLQTCLEVAGVTLQFELIPDLLTQEHQAVIWAKERRGLTTQLNLPPDFCQPPQMRLRVDSELRTPRSNIYGVGPVLGGYALPELAIAEATTLVNNMPQRRKMPCAYGEVPYRLFEPLPFDHVGAQGQNLPPDAKILSKTLMIDRVDQLQFPQDLTLKLWLDGQDQLLGATILGDRSGKLIYHCRDLIQNQKPFQTWDNLLENAGLLAEMVW, via the coding sequence ATGGCAGTGGACTACGATTTGGTGGTGATTGGGGCAACGGGAGCTGGAATTGCGACGGCAAAACGGGCGATCGCCTCTGGTAAAAAAGTTGCTTTAGTGCAGCAAACAGGGGAGCCACTCCAGGATCAACAGGTACTCGCCCTCGAAAAAACCTTGCTACACCTGGCCGAACAGCCCCAACCAATAGATATTGCCGCTTGGGTTAAGGGGGCGATCGCCCCGAATGATTTCTATGAACCCTTGGCACGCCTGGCAGAAGCGGGCGTTGATGTAATTCCAGAAATGGGCAATTTTGTCTGGAAACCCAACACCTGTTTTATCACCGCAACCCGTCGCCTCCAAAGCAAACATTATGCGATCGCCACGGGCACCACTTGGGTTACGCCTCCCCAGGATGGTTTTTTAAGCCCCACTGACCTCTTAAATCCAGAAACTTGGCGCACCCTGCCAGAAAAAATTGTCCTTGTTGGTCACGATCCCCATTGCCTTACCCTTGCCTACTGCCTCGCAAAATTGGGAAAAACGGTCACGTTAACTAGCGAAAAAAGCCTACTGCCCACAGAAGATCCTGACTGCGTCCAACGGTTACAGACTTGCCTCGAAGTGGCGGGGGTAACGCTCCAGTTTGAGCTAATCCCAGATCTCCTTACCCAGGAACACCAGGCCGTCATTTGGGCCAAAGAGCGCCGGGGTTTGACAACTCAACTGAATTTGCCCCCCGATTTTTGTCAGCCGCCCCAGATGCGGTTACGGGTTGATTCTGAGCTTAGAACTCCCCGCAGCAATATTTATGGAGTCGGGCCAGTGCTTGGTGGTTATGCTTTGCCAGAATTGGCGATCGCCGAAGCGACAACCCTCGTGAACAATATGCCCCAGCGCCGAAAAATGCCCTGTGCCTACGGCGAAGTTCCCTATCGTTTGTTTGAACCGCTACCTTTTGATCATGTGGGTGCCCAAGGTCAAAATCTGCCCCCCGACGCAAAAATCCTGAGTAAGACTCTAATGATCGATCGCGTTGATCAACTGCAATTTCCCCAAGACTTAACGCTCAAATTGTGGCTCGATGGCCAGGATCAACTGTTGGGGGCCACCATCCTCGGCGATCGCTCTGGCAAACTAATTTACCATTGCCGTGATTTGATTCAAAACCAAAAACCTTTCCAGACGTGGGACAATCTCCTAGAAAATGCGGGCCTTTTGGCGGAGATGGTGTGGTGA
- the tmk gene encoding dTMP kinase: MQRETQAKFIVFEGIDGSGSSTQAELLYQHFQRQKIPAVLSPEPSNGIIGNLVRETLRQRLRFTTDPVQLNRQLAYLFAGDRHDHLYNEIDGVFKQLAAGIQVITTRYYFSSLAYNANNAAEYEFIYRLNQDFPNPDLVFYCDLPVEVALERVQRRSHQEIYETKAKLTQVRQNYQQIFQTYPGNWQQLDATQPPETIHQQILQTIADYFVTAPESGSD, translated from the coding sequence ATGCAGCGTGAAACCCAAGCAAAATTTATCGTTTTTGAAGGGATTGACGGTTCCGGTAGCTCTACCCAAGCCGAGCTTTTGTATCAACATTTTCAGCGACAAAAGATCCCCGCCGTCCTCAGTCCCGAACCCTCCAACGGCATTATCGGCAACCTCGTTCGAGAAACTCTGCGGCAACGGCTGCGCTTTACCACCGACCCAGTCCAACTAAATCGGCAACTGGCTTATCTCTTCGCTGGCGATCGCCATGATCATCTTTACAACGAAATTGACGGCGTCTTCAAACAACTTGCCGCTGGGATCCAGGTGATTACGACCCGCTATTATTTTTCTTCCCTCGCCTACAACGCCAACAATGCCGCCGAATACGAATTTATTTACCGTCTCAACCAAGATTTTCCTAATCCCGATCTGGTGTTTTATTGCGATCTTCCCGTGGAGGTGGCCCTAGAGCGCGTCCAAAGGCGATCGCACCAAGAAATCTACGAAACCAAAGCCAAACTTACCCAAGTGCGCCAAAACTACCAACAAATTTTTCAAACCTATCCAGGGAATTGGCAACAACTCGATGCTACCCAACCCCCTGAAACCATCCACCAGCAAATTCTCCAAACTATTGCTGATTATTTTGTAACTGCTCCTGAATCTGGGTCGGACTAG
- a CDS encoding ExbD/TolR family protein: MKREPIKPETLGLRPFQLWQENSAPDLRIEIIPLIDVIFCVLTFFILAAVNLSRQQAINLNLPVAESATTQMPDMVIVSLTDFGQIYVEKQLIETQAQFSQIVEDYLGRNPNGVVVLNASEKRPYQEVIQVLDWLKSIGGERVALGTGAGTQGEQALDSFFEGQQTPGLNPGTPTIPQVPGVNPNNDFQLEPLDSGTPLPPPNGNGFDLELQPLEEFGTPPSPTQIQEQLQNNQQ, translated from the coding sequence ATGAAGCGTGAGCCAATTAAGCCAGAAACTTTGGGTTTAAGGCCGTTCCAACTCTGGCAAGAAAATTCTGCGCCGGATCTGCGCATCGAAATTATTCCGCTGATCGATGTGATTTTTTGTGTGCTGACCTTTTTTATCCTGGCGGCAGTGAATTTATCGCGACAGCAAGCGATTAACTTAAATTTACCTGTGGCGGAGAGCGCAACGACCCAAATGCCCGATATGGTGATTGTGAGTTTGACGGACTTCGGGCAAATCTATGTGGAAAAACAATTGATTGAGACCCAGGCCCAATTTTCACAAATTGTTGAGGATTATTTAGGGCGTAATCCTAATGGTGTCGTTGTGCTCAATGCGTCGGAAAAGCGGCCCTATCAGGAAGTGATTCAGGTTTTAGATTGGCTCAAATCCATTGGTGGCGAACGGGTCGCCTTGGGAACGGGCGCAGGCACCCAGGGGGAACAGGCCCTTGATTCTTTCTTTGAGGGCCAACAAACTCCGGGCTTGAATCCAGGTACGCCGACAATTCCCCAGGTGCCGGGAGTCAATCCAAATAATGATTTTCAGCTTGAGCCCCTCGACAGTGGCACACCGTTACCGCCGCCCAATGGGAATGGGTTTGATTTGGAGTTACAGCCCCTAGAGGAGTTCGGGACGCCACCTAGTCCGACCCAGATTCAGGAGCAGTTACAAAATAATCAGCAATAG